In Gossypium arboreum isolate Shixiya-1 chromosome 6, ASM2569848v2, whole genome shotgun sequence, the following are encoded in one genomic region:
- the LOC108486538 gene encoding histone-lysine N-methyltransferase ASHH3 isoform X1, producing MPATKKGSDCSHIGYAFNKLMKQIGHPVEFELPDCFNKWKDTPYTVIRRNIYLTKRIKRRLEDDGIFCSCTPSSPGSSVCGRDCHCGMLLSSCSSGCSCGSSCLNKPFQHRPVKKLKLIKTEKCGEGIVADEDIKHGEFVIEYVGEVIDDKTCEERLWNMKHRGETNFYLCEINRDMVIDATYKGNKSRYINHSCCPNTEMQKWIIDGETRIGIFAMRDIKKGEHLTYDYQFVQFGADQDCHCGAAGCRQKLGVKPSKSKMSSDATLKLVACQVAVSSPTLKAVLFGKENGGLPVGTSQHDYNQRQLRFRCCIGEVIKISRPINDSYFGIIKRFDKYSKKHLVMFEDGDVEFLDLSKEDWELITL from the exons ATGCCTGCTACAAAGAAG GGTTCTGATTGCAGTCACATTGGTTATGCATTCAACAAGTTGATGAAGCAAATTGGACATCCGGTTGAGTTTGAACTGCCAGATTGCTTTAATAAGTGGAAAGACACGCCATACACCGTTATAAGGCGCA ACATATATCTCACAAAGAGGATTAAAAGGCGCCTGGAGGATGATGGAATTTTCTGTTCTTGCACACCATCATCACCTGGTTCTTCTGTGTGTGGCAGAGATTGCCACTGTGG GATGCTACTGTCTAGTTGCTCTTCTGGCTGCAGCTGTGGGAGTTCATGCCTCAATAAACCATTCCAACACAGACCTGTCAAAAAACTGAAATTGATTAAG ACCGAGAAATGTGGAGAGGGCATTGTAGCTGATGAAGATATCAAGCATGGAGAGTTTGTAATAGAATATGTCGGGGAAG TTATTGATGACAAAACATGTGAGGAGAGGCTTTGGAACATGAAGCATCGTGGAGAAACCAATTTCTACTTATGTGAAATCAATCGTGATATGGTAATTGATGCCACATACAAGGGGAACAAATCCAGATATATAAACCATAGTTGCTGCCCCAATACTGAGATGCAGAAATG GATAATTGATGGTGAAACAAGGATTGGCATATTTGCAATGCGAGATATAAAAAAGGGGGAGCATCTGACCTATGATTATCA GTTTGTTCAATTTGGTGCAGATCAAGATTGTCACTGTGGTGCCGCTGGCTGCAGGCAAAAACTTGGGGTCAAACCTAGCAAGTCGAAGATGTCATCAGATGCTACATTAAAGCTAGTAGCATGCCAAGTGGCAGTGTCCTCTCCAACATTAAAAGCTGTGCTATTTGGAAAAGAA AATGGAGGTTTGCCTGTCG GAACTTCTCAGCATGATTATAATCAACGACAGTTACGTTTTCGGTGTTGCATTGGTGAAGTGATAAAAATATCTCGTCCAATAAATGATag TTACTTTGGAATTATTAAACGATTTGACAAGTATTCAAAAAAGCACCTG GTCATGTTTGAAGATGGTGATGTTGAATTTCTGGATTTGTCGAAAGAGGATTGGGAGCTTATCACTTTGTAA
- the LOC108486538 gene encoding histone-lysine N-methyltransferase ASHH3 isoform X2: protein MKQIGHPVEFELPDCFNKWKDTPYTVIRRNIYLTKRIKRRLEDDGIFCSCTPSSPGSSVCGRDCHCGMLLSSCSSGCSCGSSCLNKPFQHRPVKKLKLIKTEKCGEGIVADEDIKHGEFVIEYVGEVIDDKTCEERLWNMKHRGETNFYLCEINRDMVIDATYKGNKSRYINHSCCPNTEMQKWIIDGETRIGIFAMRDIKKGEHLTYDYQFVQFGADQDCHCGAAGCRQKLGVKPSKSKMSSDATLKLVACQVAVSSPTLKAVLFGKENGGLPVGTSQHDYNQRQLRFRCCIGEVIKISRPINDSYFGIIKRFDKYSKKHLVMFEDGDVEFLDLSKEDWELITL, encoded by the exons ATGAAGCAAATTGGACATCCGGTTGAGTTTGAACTGCCAGATTGCTTTAATAAGTGGAAAGACACGCCATACACCGTTATAAGGCGCA ACATATATCTCACAAAGAGGATTAAAAGGCGCCTGGAGGATGATGGAATTTTCTGTTCTTGCACACCATCATCACCTGGTTCTTCTGTGTGTGGCAGAGATTGCCACTGTGG GATGCTACTGTCTAGTTGCTCTTCTGGCTGCAGCTGTGGGAGTTCATGCCTCAATAAACCATTCCAACACAGACCTGTCAAAAAACTGAAATTGATTAAG ACCGAGAAATGTGGAGAGGGCATTGTAGCTGATGAAGATATCAAGCATGGAGAGTTTGTAATAGAATATGTCGGGGAAG TTATTGATGACAAAACATGTGAGGAGAGGCTTTGGAACATGAAGCATCGTGGAGAAACCAATTTCTACTTATGTGAAATCAATCGTGATATGGTAATTGATGCCACATACAAGGGGAACAAATCCAGATATATAAACCATAGTTGCTGCCCCAATACTGAGATGCAGAAATG GATAATTGATGGTGAAACAAGGATTGGCATATTTGCAATGCGAGATATAAAAAAGGGGGAGCATCTGACCTATGATTATCA GTTTGTTCAATTTGGTGCAGATCAAGATTGTCACTGTGGTGCCGCTGGCTGCAGGCAAAAACTTGGGGTCAAACCTAGCAAGTCGAAGATGTCATCAGATGCTACATTAAAGCTAGTAGCATGCCAAGTGGCAGTGTCCTCTCCAACATTAAAAGCTGTGCTATTTGGAAAAGAA AATGGAGGTTTGCCTGTCG GAACTTCTCAGCATGATTATAATCAACGACAGTTACGTTTTCGGTGTTGCATTGGTGAAGTGATAAAAATATCTCGTCCAATAAATGATag TTACTTTGGAATTATTAAACGATTTGACAAGTATTCAAAAAAGCACCTG GTCATGTTTGAAGATGGTGATGTTGAATTTCTGGATTTGTCGAAAGAGGATTGGGAGCTTATCACTTTGTAA
- the LOC108486539 gene encoding uncharacterized protein LOC108486539 produces the protein MKKMSSDDPNQPGLVITVTESIRSFLLSASNDHRLSKELRELALTLSSAANAPYKQIRSIWMESAFDSRPGLISLFSGSNFVFTSPKPREKSEELKERLRKLKELAERKEYQELVKDITPKKDLTEPFSTYKDQIGFGLHVALTMFTGYLVGYFAFRALFNHSPIMNSAGGILGLVFGMLLETFLFIIRTSEPNLKSPSSTSRLKKNQ, from the exons atgaaaaaaatgagctcCGATGATCCGAACCAACCCGGTCTCGTGATAACTGTGACCGAATCCATTCGCTCGTTTCTTCTCTCAGCCTCCAATGACCATCGTCTCTCTAAAGAACTCCGAGAACTCGCTCTCACTCTTTCCTCAGCAGCCAATGCTCCGTACAAGCAGATCCGAAGCATATGGATGGAATCAGCTTTTGACTCCAGGCCCGGATTGATTTCTCTCTTCTCcggatctaatttcgttttcacCAGTCCTAAACCCAGAGAGAAG AGCGAAGAATTGAAGGAGAGGTTAAGGAAGCTTAAAGAACTAGCAGAGAGGAAAGAGTATCAAGAGCTTGTTAAAGATATCACGCCGAAGAAGGATCTCACTGAACCTTTCTCTACTTATAAGGATCAAATTGGCTTTG GTTTACATGTTGCTCTGACAATGTTTACTGGGTATTTGGTTGGTTATTTTGCATTCAGAGCGTTGTTTAACCACAGTCCTATCATG AATTCTGCTGGAGGTATTCTTGGATTGGTGTTTGGCATGCTTCTTGAAACATTTTTGTTCATTATTAGGACTTCAGAGCCTAACCTTAAATCGCCGTCCTCAACTTCGAGATTGAAGAAAAATCAATAG